The Spea bombifrons isolate aSpeBom1 chromosome 4, aSpeBom1.2.pri, whole genome shotgun sequence genome segment AGTTTAACTTTGAAACATTCCATAATTTGATGTGGCCAATAATaaaagttttgcttttttttgctattttaaggGCAGATGTGcctgtaacatttttatatctCTAAGATATCatttatatgaataatatattaaaattagacttgggcattcGTATTCCaggaatattcgcccgttcttgcgttcggttcgggcgaatactCGTGTACGTTCTTtgcgttcattttttttcttagtttttttgcagttttttgtagaaggggttaatacagggttaacgcggtacgcaccacggagcagctttggtgccaggattttaaatgtcggTACGAGCAACAGGGGCTCGTCAGGGGCCcgtctgccatcaacgaatgaagttcgggtgcacttcattggttaatggcagaggaggcccctgccggcgaccaatagagtcgctcgtacagacttttaaaatcctggtgccgtaacttggccgggagagaccactggtctccccgctccaagagttaaaggtttgTAAGAACGACCAATAGAATCACTCGTACGGACCTATAATTTTTGGAGCGGggcccaggccaagtttcgttGCCGGAAGTTAAAAAGGTCATGCGAGTGagactattggtcgcctgcaggggcctcctctggcattaatCAATCTTTTAACCAACCAGTACCTCTTCTATCATGGTGACTGTACTGgactatttgtttattttactagtattttcattattttatatatttgtattgttttaacactttcttCTAACTACCAATCAAGACTCTAAGCAGCAAAGGGGGTCATCAGAGATCCCTGCAAGGTATGGACAGACCCTCGGGGAaccttttacttttttcattgtGTCTCAAGCCTTTTCTATCCTCAATTTTGTCCCCAATTCACTCACCTCATCCTAGATTGGTTTGGAAAGATGTTGAGTGATCCAATTTAAGATATGTCACTAAAAGCCTACACAGAGATAAATAAAGGTATCTCCAGTCACCTGGGAACCTACCGTGTGCCCCCCTTTCCCCCAACCCCCTACTTATCTAATACACAGGCAACCAGCATTCTTTCTTTCGGCATCTAACTACTTTATACCGGTGGCCCCTGGTGGATGGCGCCGGTATAGAGGTCCCTGCCTGGTGTGGTGTCACCCCCTGTAAGGTGTCATCGCCACCCCACATGAACCCATCCTTAGCCAACCAGGCTGGGTATATTCCAACAAATGGAGGCCTCTGTTTCAGTCACGGTCTGTGTCACGGTCCGCAATGCATCACCCGAGTGCCCTCACCTGTTCTGCTTCTCAGTGATTGTCCTTCACAGGGTTGTGCTTCTGATATTCACTTGTCCCTGACCACGTTGATTTCTCCATTCCTGACCCCGCTTGTTTGACCGTTCTATTTTTGGGACTGTTGTCCGTTACCTGTGCCTATCGCTGCATTCTGGGTTCCTCACCTGAACTCCATCTTACATACGTGACAAGTGAATACTGTGACTTATCTCACTTCTTTGTGAGTCTGCCGTGTTGTTTTTGTAAGGTTGTGAAATCACCTCACACCAAACAATGTTTCCGGGCAATAGCAATCAAAATGATTATCTGCTGACATTCAacattaaaacacagaaaaaaaaacaagcccaTAGCGTGAACTACTAGCGTGAGGATTTTTTTTGACAAGTGTAGTCTACTTCCGGGCTATGCCATGCCCAATGATCCCCTAAATCACACAGAACAGCATGTatgttgaaaaggccacagccagtTTATTGCCACACAACCTGTAAACATATGGACATGTTAACACAATGACATACAACTTACAAACAAAAccccccataaaccataacccCCAAAGCATGCCAGGGATTACCAGGGCCAAACCATGAATGCCACCTATGGGAGGGCACACCGTGATGCCCAACCCACACCTGAGATTCCAGCAGCCACGTCCAGTTAGCAACCTCCCACCAACGGTACACCAGATACCACCCCTGGCAAGCTACCACCCACCGGCTGCGACAAGGTGCCTATAAAAAAGTGTGAAAAGAAACGTATCACaaacatacaatataaaatCAGTGAAAAATAGTAAGGGATGGAGGGTGGTTACAAACACTGGGTAAACTGGCACCAAAACAAAACCCTCACTGCTTTAAATACCCCCTCACCTACTaccctgtccctttaaacatttcCCGACCCCCTGACCTAGCCCCGCAACCCTGTCAGACAACACAATAAATATTAGGGTGCTGCCATGACTTATAGCTGAAGGCCAAAGGAAGGTTGTAGATAACCCAAAGAAGACCGTTCTGGTTAGAATGCAAATAACCGGCCGGTATAAAGATTTCCAATTAAATATCGGGTGAGGGGCAGTAAATGGTCTTATCTGTAAGGAAAACACTCAGTAGCACCAAATGCAAATAGCCTGTCAGCCTGGATACAAGTTAGACCGGCTTTAACCAGATGTCCCAAATGGTGCCCAAGTTTTACTTTAACTGTTTTGTTTTGATCTACTAATGAGAGGTGTGAGAAACATCCCATGCTATAACCACCCACCACCTAAACTGATTTACTGGTTAACTCCCGTACGCAGAAGACCGGCATTCCATAGCTCCCACAGGATTCTAATTCTTTGGGAtgtaaactagacttgtgcgttcgtcttcgggcgaacatgaaaacgaacacgaagagtgcgttttcgtatTCGTTctgaagacacgccgaagagaagacagtgcaggtaaaacgtaggcgaagacgaagacacgaagaatcttcgggATCGTCTTTATCTACTAATTTCCCCGgtcccatctagcctaccttatcttcacggcatcgcgggagttgactgaagcagaaatccgcaggttcgccgtcaggggttacagggcagtgcgagtgagcctattggtccctgcaggtgaccaataggctcactcgcacggcttttttaactcctgatttccgctcctgttaacccctgcgatgttGCTTTgtataacgggagcagaaatccgtaagttaaagggccgtgtaagcgaccaataggctcactcgcacggccccttaccactagttgctatgcagaaggtaagtgtgtgtggggggggtcttaaatgggggacataaggcatttctgtaggcagagtgctctatgaaatgccttttaacccccttaatgccactctgcctccagaaatgccttttaaccctctatacgccactctgcctcctgaaataccttatacctccctatatgctactctgccccatatatgccttttaacccgctaaatgccagagtgggatataggggtataaggtatttctggaggcagagtggcacatagggggtcaaaaggcatagcatggggcacagtggcatatagagggttaaaaggcgtatcatggggcacagtggcatttagagggttaaaaggcatatcatgggacacagtgccatataggagtggcaagcctgggggcaaatgtgcgtaactggggggcaggttggaaaataaaaggaaataaaaacaaaaaatattgttctcaatcatagcttttatttgaaaaaatagtttacatgaattaacatttactggtaaaacttttttcctatagggtcatcttatattcaggctttttgttttttttcctaaattaatattcagattttgggggctCGTCTtttatcgagcaaatacggtacataagtATATGAAGTATATGAAGTGTTCTTCAAGGACATAGACCTTAGCAGTTATCTGAAATTTCTTGGGGTTGCAATTTTTCTACCCTTACACAGAAATTTAAATGAGGCATGATATgcaaaaataaagacatttgtATGATGGTTACCAAGAGGAAAgtttatggacatttaaagaCATTTCTGACAAGTCAAACAATGTTCTTCGAGACACAAAAGCTTACAGGATTTTAGAGACTCTTGGTCTTGTCAATGATCAAactcttttttcttctgttattattatcattatttattatatgatacaactattataaatatatagtaagcAAACCACGAAGGATATAAAAGGTTATTAAACATCTTCCGTTTCAGAATGTTCTTTGCCTTCTCTTAATAATAAAGCTCATTAGGGCCCTTCTTATCTCCTCGTTTCTAAGACTGTATATGATGGGGTTCAGCAGAGGGGTAACCATTGTGTAAAGTACAGAAACCTGCTTTTGAAGGTAGGAATACTTTCCTTTAGATGGAACCAAATAATTAAACACTAATGTCCCATAATATAAACCGACCACGGCcaggtgggagctgcaggtggagaaggctttctgtctTCCGGTGGTGGTGGAGATCCGAAGAATGGAAAGCAAGATATTTGTATAAGTTACAGTAATACAAATTAGTGGGCAAAAAAATACTGGGACGGACATGACGTTACTCACCACCCCATTACCTGAGGTATCAGAACAAGAAAGTCTAAGAAGAGGAACCATGTCACAGAAAAAATGGTTGATGACATTTGATCCACAAAATATCATTTGGCTAAATAGAATAATATGGGGCAAAGAGAAGAGCATTCCGCATACCCAAGTTATAGTCACAAGACAAACACAAAGCTTCAAGTCCATGATGGAGGAATAACGCAACGGgttacagatggccaaatatcgGTCGTAGGACATCACGGTGAGGAGGAGACATTCTTCAATTGTTGATATCTCAAAGAAGTAAAACTGGGTGAAGCATCCAGCGATGGACATGGTACTTCCACCTTTTAACACAATAGAAAGCATTTCAGGTAAAATAATTGTGGTGAGGAGGATATCATTAAAAGATAAATGGCTAAGAAAGAAGTACATCGGAGAGTAGATGTGGTGGGACGAGTACACCAACAAGAAGATCATGAAATTTCCACATAATGTCACAATATAATTTGTcaagaaaaggagaaagagcGGAATCCTAAAGTTGTGGGTGTTCCCAAATCCAAGAATCCAGAATACCTCGATGATTGTTTGATTATTAAAAGTTACCTAAAGAAAATATcaagaaaaaatgaatttgtgtACTTTGGCATACTGCCAACCCGGGCATGGATTTCTCTGGAGCATGGCACGATCCATAGATTTCCCTTTTTATGGATTTTCATTCTTTGTCTCATTCTACAAAAGTCACGAAAGCTTTTAGTCAAACTGTAACTtaagatgaaaaataaatggtatcacaaaacataaaaacttaaaaatttgatttttataataatttaataaataatatttgcagcacatcaataatgtataatttcttatattataaaacaatataatacttattttttaatatatatatataacggtaGTTTCTTTGTGTACTGGaggtttaaacaaaatatatttttgagtcATAGAAGTGATTAAATTCTAACTtgtacaatgcatttttttttgtttttttaaatgatatgatttttttttatcaaacgaCATTGTACTCCAGTAGTTCATCCTAAAAAGAATTGACTTTTAATTTCAATGCATACCTATCAAGACACATCAGAAAAGGTCagactgaaaaaaaaccctgatgggACATTTAATGGACGTtgctaattttattaaaattcataTGCAGCattcaaggggttaaacgtgATAGGGTCACCTTTTCTACATGAAGAATTAGGGTAAGTGTTACCATGGCTTTGATGTCTTGCTGGTGGAAATTCCCTGGCAGTTGATGTTGTAACAGTTGATGTTCTTCACATGAAATCACACAACGATAACGCTTCAGCACCAACCGCCCCAAATGTCTCTCCAGCCTACGAACGGCTCGTCTTTAATATTTCTTCAGGAGTCGTAAAGAACCCTTCTGTGGGCTCCGTCTGGGAGGAAAGGCACTCTAAGGGATTCCCAGCTAATTATTTTTCATGGGATTTAACCTCTTTAAGGACCAAGGTGGTTTTACGCGTATAAACACTTTGAGGACCAAAGACATTTTCCACCAGAATGTCTCGCTTTCTTATTTGGTTTATGCACCCAAGTTATACACTTTTATTTCCAGGACAAAGGGAGCTTTCTTTACAAACtataaccaaatatatatataaattataatttaatatgaaaaatatcacaaaatgtatttacctttggcacttccctaggcctgacccaaggCAGCACCAGTTCCAGTCGCACCCTCCATGGTGGCCGTCCTCATGACCATACCGGTTTCTCCTGTAGACTCAGTAAAAACGATTTCCCCATTAATTCCAAATTAACAGTAAAAGTAATTTACATAGAATAATGTTGTTAAAAGCAGCCCTTTTAGATGTGGTTGTACATATCGGTCgctttgtttttggcccattctttTTTAGGCAACAAATTTTATTCCCTGCCCGTTCGGTCCGGCCTAAAATTcgaggggcatttttaatttgggaatgaAATACATTGCCTGGTGCcttcattcactcacactctcattcttgtttatTCTCTcgtgctctctaaatgtttccctaccttcttcgccaaccacttctgcttctgatGACCACTCCTGCATCTTCTGCTCTCTGCATCTCCTGCTTCTCTGCATCTTCTCTGTGctatcttcatctgcatctccgcggacataacctgacaggaacttctgccaaaacgGCGGAGTTTGCAGACTATCCTTGCCCTCTTAACCACGTTCCCTTATTACCCCTCACATGCATGGGAACTCCCACTCTCCAAGTCCCACACTCCAAGGTAAGTTGCtcaatacagtattttattctttataaagTGCCAGTAAGCCAGACGGGAGGATTGCAAGCTTAATGAGTTTGGTGCTTAACTCAGAATTAATAGGGTATGCGTGCAATAGATGCCCTTAGTTTGTCAGAGTTGGTCCTTCTAAAATCAAGTGTCTTGGTGTCCTCATTGTTAGCTGTTTCTGAATCCAGAGAGGCATCCATTGTGGTTGGGGTCTCTGCTACTTGTAATATAAATGAGTCATTTAGCAGATTAAGAAACTATTTTTCACAATTCcagtgtaaataataaaaattgataatataacatatgtttctgctcggtttcaaaccagggaccttttgcgtgttaggcaaacgtgatatccactacactacagaaacttgacctggcagtcttcttctcacctctctgacagtactctgtatgtggaaacatggtttaaaaaacaaaaacaactcaacgtgtgctacctttgcaagaaatgcagaaGTAGCTTTAAATTGATAAGATAATAGATgcttctgctcggtttcgaaccgaggacctttcgcgtgtgaggtgaacgtgataaccactacactagaGAAAAAGACCTggcaaaatgcattttcaaacgctttcagacaatatgtgttactagaaagtaaagAGAAAACTTCAGAACTGGGaaagcaaagtgctaagaaacttcacggTTGAGTAGGCTAcaccccagggaaaatctgtgacatagttacatcccctctacagttaagcttaaattttctctgattttaagaaccctgctaaccTCCGATGATTTAAACTTCACCCAGCTTTGCAGCCTTTTGAATTTGCAATGAAAGCTGATCATGCACACGCTCCTTAATACCGGGCTTAATACCCTTCCCtcttttctatttattctatACCTTCTAAAACGTGAGTAACCTGATAAGTTTACTGATCAGTCATGTGTATCATcccaccatatatttttaataccgATCAGATCATGCCGTTCCTCACTTACCAATATCTCCAGCTCATCCATTTTGTTTGTCAAGCTTCTTGTGTTtgctaaaagacatttaagatAACTCTGCATTTGGTTCATCCGTTGACAAACACTTCATGACCACTAGGATTATGTAAGACCGCTAAAGATGAGCTGGCTTGTGTGGGTCTTCCCGCATCATTGGAAGACCAGTCTTGAGAGATCTATTACTCCAATCTTGAAGAAGCCCTTCCTTGACCTGACTGATCTGTCCAATTACCATCCCACCTCTCTACTTCCTCTCACCTCCAAGCTTCATGAAACAATTGTTTATACccaattaactaagtttcttGATTACAGCTCCCTACTTGACTcccttcaatctggttttcacctttactaaagttacaaatgacctactcactgctaaatccaaaggccactactccatgctaatcctacagGACCTTTCTACtgcctttgacactgtggaccaccatCTTCTCTATAAAACTCTTCAGGCTCTTGGTCTCCATGACACtgttctctcctggttcacttctTACCTCTCGGATCGTACCttctgcttctctttctccagtaACAGTtcccctctcctccccctctcagtcGGGGTACCCCAAAGCAGAGTTTTAGGACcacttctgttctctctttgcacttcctcccttggcaaactgatctcatgctttggctttcaataccacctgtatgctgatgacacccagatcaaTCCTCCcttgatctctctccctctgtcttagaacATGTCTcacctttgtacagcgctacggaatttgatggcactatataaaacaataaataataataatctactgTAACCCTTTCCCTGGTCATCTAGAGACACAGAGACCTAGTTATCTGCACCGCCATTGGCAGCCTCATCAGAATGAGACTATGGCGAGAGATATGCTCTCCAGATCCATGAGAGCATTGTACTTTCTTGTctcattaaaaaatgatatttagtTTTGCATGGaaaaactgattttttaaagaaatcacatttatataaaacctTCTTGAAATTTTGACATTTCTCCAGACCTTTAAGATTTAAAGGTGTACATAGTTGAAAAAACCCTTCTACCCAACCTTCCCACTcatgatccaaaagaaggcaaaaaaaaacctaattaagCCATCAGggcgaaaaaaaaaactccctcttgactccaaaaggcaataaTTGGACCAAGAAGCCCAAGAAAATATTATTGCTATTCATAGTCCTGTATAtcgtgcctttctaaaaaaaaaaaaattccagaccccttttgaaggcatctgatgtatttgataaccacctcccttggaagtgaattccatacctttactgccctcactgtaaagaatcccttcctttgtcgtctatgaaatctcagctcttccagtctcagagggtgacctcttgttctttgtacatttctgttaatgaacaggtcactgaagagctctttatatcggccctgcatatattgatataatgttatcatatcccctctgagactcCGTTTTTCGTCTCTTCATAACCAGTATCTtctagccctcctttgcactttttctaggtCCATAATGTCCTATTTAAGCACCGGTGCCCAGAAGTggaccgcatattcaaggtgaggtcttaccatcaAAAGAGCTGTGCCACTCCATGTATTACTGAGCAGCTAACACATTGTCCAGACACTATTATTAACAGCGGTTTAGTCCAAAGTTACcattgtagggaacagctcacacatggggcggcaatgacagtattcacacaggCAGCAGGTTTCAAAAGTTCAAGAGGGTGTCTATTTAAATGAtttaggcacagagcaccttgcaaACAAatcaaactctaagcctgtccggctctaactaaacaccAGGATACCTCACTATCCCACAACAGGCCTAAGGTCTGGCACCAAGCAAAACAACAAGTTGCCCATAGggaaagcttcatacctggtgggctgcagcgctggctgtagctgctccttgaCTCAGTCTCTCCTACaccctgcaaacctaacaggcctctcttttaaggcttcctccccagtaataagcataggaagcctcacctgaggacCCCTGGGAGGAAGGAAAACCTGTAGTAGACTATGGGTGTGGACTGGAGCTCTCCCGCTTCCAACCTTTCCTCCAGTCCAAGAAATCCAGCCCATGTAACTTTAAACAAAAGAGTCCTAGCAGACTACGCTCTGCTAAAGCAGCATGTATCCTCCTGGATTTCTGCTACCGTGAGAAAATCAGGTGAGATATACACCCcatccagtggcggaactaccggggtcacaggggtcgcgactgcgaccgggccctggagttctgccagtcagggggggcccaaggggtgccgagcggttgctgaaaacgaccgctcggcaactcttgggcccccctgactgacagaaatacaggatgcctctgctcgcctctgctccccgccgctgccgccgtaGCCGCCGccgcgctgcccagagtgcagtgttgggtgcgtgaggcgtttgtctcgggtgccggcgcttcatgctgaacgccggcatatgacgtcatatgccggcgctcagcagagaagcgccggcacccgagacaaacgcctcacgctcccaacacaggagttgacggtaagtgacctacaaaggggggttagggagggagtgggtagatcgtgagaagggagtgggtagggagggagagggtagattgtgagaagggggggtagggagggagagggtagatcttgagaagggggggtagggagggagagggtagatcttgagaaggggggtagggagggagagggtagatcttgagaaggggggtagggagggagagggtagatcgtgagaagaggggggtagggagggagagggtagatcttagatcttgagaaggggggtagggagggagagggtagatcttgagaagagggcatagggagggagagggtagatcgtgagaagggggtagggagggagaggggagatagtgagaaagggatagatgggttgggggttgggggggctcttaacagattctcgcaccggggccctgaggtttctagttacgcccctgacccCATCCACCACTTTCCCACATACTTTACCACACCATTAACTTTCCCCTCATCTTAAATCCCCTTCATCTTTGAAAGCATGGGATAAATTGGTGAAGAGGATTCCCTCCCTGGCTAAGGCCTCTAGAGCCATTCCAATGTTACTTTTGGAGTATCTCATCCCACATCTGCCATCTAATTTGGGGGGGAAATTCAGTGTCATGTACAGTGGGGCTGCATATGTGCCAGTGTCTACCTACTCCCAGTGCCTtgctactactgctgctactgctATATCGCCTTAATGACTCTAAGGGGTCAATTAATCAAACAGGTCCAATTTTCTGGAGAAGTTGAGTCCTATAGCATGCTGTTGGATATGTGTTTCAATTGATgcagtgctgctgttgctgggGGTGGTGGACCTCCAGTGCAAAACCGAGTGTAGATCCCTTCCTTAACCTTCAGGCAGTGCTGGTGTCGTTGAAAGGTAAGCCCAGGTGTCAGGAACCTCCCCCTTTGTGAATGCCCCCAAACGTCGTTCCCTACTCAAAAAATGCCGTCCAAGCCGAACGGCTGGGAAAataaatttgttgcccgaaaacaaatgtggccaaaaaaaggaaaatttcaTCCAAATCGAATTTGCTTtccatgcacaagtctacctGCAAATTCTACTAgacacaatacaatacaatccAAGCCATATGGACCCACATGTTATGATATAATCTGGGTTACGTGGTTAACCAGCTCATGGTATCGCTCTTAGTAAGATGCATCCCTCCTTTGAATGTTTTAAGATTTGCTAAACATCACTTGTTAGCCACAGAGCCACAAGATGAGTGGGCAAAGCGGTTTCAGGCCGAGAAATTTTCACAATTAAACCAAAAacgtaataaataaattcaactTGGCGTTGTGGGGGGGGCACTCTCTTCTAAACACATAGATGGCACATATGTGTCGTATGTCTGTGTTACACGGCTAagagagacccccaaatcatgagTGGACAACATGATTTCAGCTGATAAAATTGCTCAGGTTAACCAGAAATGTGCACCTCTTGATATTAGACGGTTAGCTATCCATAAACACCATAATAAAACCCTGTAAAATAGAATCATTCTGGAAGTATGGAAGTACACCCCACTTATGTTTCTAGACAGCCCATAGCCACCAagaacaaaggatttttttttacagaggaatGCTACTATTGGACAGATGAACCAAAAATTGGTGCTTTTTCTTAAACAGTAACGATGAAATTAGCtgtttttcaaaattaaaaaatataataatggacCCTGATTCCACCACCTTATAGGTGACAAAAGAATTAGACGCAGACAATCGAACAAGGTGAATCCATATTCTGAGTCCAAACTGGAATCAAGTGCCACAAAATACTAATGCAAATGTCAGGGATTATGACCAGGCCTGCAAATGGCTCAACAG includes the following:
- the LOC128491749 gene encoding olfactory receptor 24-like encodes the protein MIFLLVYSSHHIYSPMYFFLSHLSFNDILLTTIILPEMLSIVLKGGSTMSIAGCFTQFYFFEISTIEECLLLTVMSYDRYLAICNPLRYSSIMDLKLCVCLVTITWVCGMLFSLPHIILFSQMIFCGSNVINHFFCDMVPLLRLSCSDTSGNGVVSNVMSVPVFFCPLICITVTYTNILLSILRISTTTGRQKAFSTCSSHLAVVGLYYGTLVFNYLVPSKGKYSYLQKQVSVLYTMVTPLLNPIIYSLRNEEIRRALMSFIIKRRQRTF